Part of the Desulfurococcus sp. genome is shown below.
CTCTCCTCCTCAGGTATCTTCAGCCGCCCGCAGTTTCTACATGTAGCCTTCAAGTACATTAGTATGTGCTTCGAGAACCCTGCATGAATAACGGGTTTAGCGAGCTCTATGTGACCGAAGTGACCTGGACATGAATCCCTTGTGTTACCGCATATAGGGCATACTTCACCTGGCTCTATAGCGCCGAGTCTTTTATCCATCACGCCTCCATCTATTGGTGAGCCGTCGTTATCGTATACTTCAGACGAGATTATCTGGGTTACACTCATTCTCCGTATCTCGTCGGGGGATAGTACTCCAAACTTCACTCTAGATATCCTGTTAGTTACAACTCTACTCACGTCTACCACCCCCTACGATCTCCTCGATGAGTAGCCTGGGCCTTATACCCAGGCTCATTAATTCTTGGAGGAGTAGCTTGAAGGCGTAGGATACCTCAATAGGCTTCATAACACCCTTCTCCTTATGAATAGGGCATACATACCTCCCTTTATTCCTATCGTACCAGCCTATCGAGCCGCAGAGCTCGCAGACGTATATTGTTGTAGTATCGCTTCTATCAGTCATAGACTCCTTTAAGAGCATTGCCGCCCCATGCCCGACCAGGCAGTCAACCTCCATCTCCCCCCATCTCAAGCCGCCGGCTCTCGCACGGCCCTCTGTTGGCTGCCGGGTTAGTATCTGGACTGGACCTCTAGCTCTCGCATGCATCTTATCGCTAACCATATGGTGTAGCTTCTGATAGTATACTACCCCTATGAAGACTGGGTTATCGAGGATCTCGCCCGTCCTCCCATCATACATTGTCTCCTCGCCTGTATGAGGATACCCGTACCTCCTTATAGTTAGCTGGAGGTCTTCTAGAGGCGTCTTATGGAAGGGTGTTGCATCAACAAGCCTTCCCTCAAGGGCGGCAGCTTTACCTGCAATACTCTCTATCAGCTGCCCGACAGTCATTCTACTGGGGAATGCATGCGGGTTTATTATAAGGTCTGGTACCACGCCTTCTTCCGTGAACGGCATATCGTACTGGGGTAGTAGTAACCCTACTACACCTTTCTGCCCGTGCCTTGAAGCGAATTTATCGCCTAGCTCAGGAATCCTGAGGTCTCTTACTCTTACTTTTATAAGCCTGTTACCCTCCCAATCCATGGTCACCATGACTGAATCCACTACACCCTTCTCCTCATGCCTCATTACAACGCTAGTATCCTGCCTAGTTAACCCGCCGCCAACCTCGTACTCCTGTACTGTGAGGAATCTCGGCGGGCTCACCTTACCTATCAGCACGTCGCCTCCTGCTACAGGGGTTTCAGGTGCTACTATTCCATCCTCCTCCAGCTTCTCATAAGCCTTCTGCCCTCTATAGCCTCTCACACTCGTCGGCGGTATTGTTATCTCGTCTTGTACTCCACCCGGATACTTGTACTCTACAGTAGAGTACAGCCTGAAGAAAGTGGATCTAGCTAGCCCTCTATCCACGCTGCTCTTATTGAGTACTAGTGCATCCTCCATGTTGTAGCCCGTGTAAGCTAGGATTGCTACAATCATGTTCTGTCCTGCAGGCCTCTCATTATACCCTATGGTATTCATCACGCGTGTCTGAACAAGAGGTTTCTGCGGGTAATGGAGAAGATGGCCTCGAGTATCCATTCTCCTCTGGAAGTTCGCTGCGTAGAGACCCAGGCTCTGCTTAGCCATTGCAGACTCATACATGTTCCTCGGGCTCTGGTTATGCTCCGGGTAAGGTATGATGGATGCAGTAATCCCGAGTATCGCTGGAACCCATATCTCTAGATGCGTGTGATCCTTATTCAAGTCACCAGGCTTCAATGCTATGTAAGCATTCTCTTCTTCATCCGGGTCAAGGTATTCTACTATACCCTGGTTAACTAAATCGCTGAACTTCAGCTTACCCTCCCTGAGAAGCTGTATATGTTCTCTCTTAAGCTTAGGCTCACCGTTCTCGACAACTATTAGAGGCCTACGTATCCTGCCTGCATCAGTGTTCACTACTACTTCGTTAACATGCTCCGTGCTGATGTAGGCAACGTTGACTTCAGAACTTAACTCACCTTTCCTCCTGAGCTCCCTGAGTGATCTAACCAGTTTCTTTCCATCCCTGCAGTAGCCTATTAATCTTCCATTCAAGAACACCTTACTCCAGCCGGAGAGCTTCTCGCTGATCTCACTAGCCGATGCTACATTCTCGCGTATAGCGTCTATTATACCATTATATGTTTTTCCACCGATACTCGTGGTTACAACAGGCTTTACACCCATCCTGTAGAGTAGCGCCTCTACCTCTCTATCCTCGATGCCGACGCTTACATTAGCCATCAACGCGAGGTTTTTAACTAACCCTATGTTAGCTCCCTCGGGTGTTTCAAACGGGCACATTCTACCCCACTGGGTTCCATGGAGCTCTCTAGCTTCAAAGTGAGGCTGGCCTCTAGCTAGAGGGGATACAACTCTTCTAAGATGGCTTAGAGTGCTAAGCATGTTAGTT
Proteins encoded:
- a CDS encoding DNA-directed RNA polymerase subunit B — encoded protein: MKRESQVVLDSEDLWVVMEKYFEEMGLVRQHLDSYERFVREYLPSIIEEFKEVKVGGKISLTIEKYRIGEPRWMSIEGIEEYKTPLECRLRNLTYAAPIYVTVRVEDESGYVKTQELKLMDLPVMLKSSIDPLSKLTPQQLIEIGEDPRDPGGYFIINGSEKVIVAQEDLASNNIIVDVMPEESAATHVAKVTSMARGRRSQLVIERRKDGIFYASFQGHKFPALALMLALGLTSEAEILYATSLNPEIHNYLLPSIMQIQEILPKLEIPEGASEEEVAKLREEYKRRVVEEALDFIASRFIVGRPREERIQRILRILDERLLPHIGTEPSPEVRLKKAVFIGQMISRIIEVYLGYREPDDKDHYRNKRLKLAGDMLALLLRVSLMSFMRELREGLEKQLAKTGKIDLKMVFKSSVVTNRVLHAMATGNWPGGRTGISQLLDRTNMLSTLSHLRRVVSPLARGQPHFEARELHGTQWGRMCPFETPEGANIGLVKNLALMANVSVGIEDREVEALLYRMGVKPVVTTSIGGKTYNGIIDAIRENVASASEISEKLSGWSKVFLNGRLIGYCRDGKKLVRSLRELRRKGELSSEVNVAYISTEHVNEVVVNTDAGRIRRPLIVVENGEPKLKREHIQLLREGKLKFSDLVNQGIVEYLDPDEEENAYIALKPGDLNKDHTHLEIWVPAILGITASIIPYPEHNQSPRNMYESAMAKQSLGLYAANFQRRMDTRGHLLHYPQKPLVQTRVMNTIGYNERPAGQNMIVAILAYTGYNMEDALVLNKSSVDRGLARSTFFRLYSTVEYKYPGGVQDEITIPPTSVRGYRGQKAYEKLEEDGIVAPETPVAGGDVLIGKVSPPRFLTVQEYEVGGGLTRQDTSVVMRHEEKGVVDSVMVTMDWEGNRLIKVRVRDLRIPELGDKFASRHGQKGVVGLLLPQYDMPFTEEGVVPDLIINPHAFPSRMTVGQLIESIAGKAAALEGRLVDATPFHKTPLEDLQLTIRRYGYPHTGEETMYDGRTGEILDNPVFIGVVYYQKLHHMVSDKMHARARGPVQILTRQPTEGRARAGGLRWGEMEVDCLVGHGAAMLLKESMTDRSDTTTIYVCELCGSIGWYDRNKGRYVCPIHKEKGVMKPIEVSYAFKLLLQELMSLGIRPRLLIEEIVGGGRRE